The stretch of DNA GAGTTGTATGTTTGCTCTCTGTTCTTCTGTTAGCTGATCAAAGAATGAAGAAAACACACTTTTACCATGACCTTCAGATGCCCATATCACCTTTCCGGTATCATGGTTTATCACCGTCGTTATGTATTTATGACCTTTCTTGTAGCTTGTTTCATCTACACCGATTCTAAAGAGATTATTAAATCTTTTTTCAGGGTCAGTATCAAGTGCATCGTTTACTCTTTTAACGATTGCTCCAACGGTACCCCATGAAATTCTCATGAATTCTGAAACTGCAACTTTAGAACAATTAACAGCCAGCCAGGCTGTTATCTGCTCAAAATCATAGGTGAAACCTGAGTTATGCCTTGCCCACGGAAACTGACATGTAACTACTCCGTGTTCAGGACACCTGACTCTGCATGATGGGGCTACAAGTATCACTTTGTATGTTGACCAGTCACATGCTCGCCACGTTCTTGCTCCATAGTTTCCTGCATCATATACTTTACATTTCCTGCCGCAGATTCCGCATCTGCACTGATGTCCTTTGGTTGCATGGACCTTCCTGTTTTAATTTTTTCTCGTCAAAAAAATCATAACAGATATCATATGCTTTTTCAATTTTTTACGGCTTTTTCTGCGATTTTATTTCCACACATGTTAATGAAGAGCCATAAATTTTTTCATTTGGAATTGCTGAAATATAAGCTGGACTAACCATTCCTTCATTTGTAACAACTCCAATTGCCCCCTGCCATGCACGCATCATATTAAAAACCACATCGCCGCTATATACGTGCTTATATACTGATTTATCTTCACTTCGTTTCACTTTCTTACCTAAATCTTCCTCTTCAAGTTCACCATCAGATACACCCGTATGAATTGACACCGTTAAGATTTGAAGTGAATCATTACCTCTTTCATTACGTTCTATATAAAGATCGTCAAGTTTATAGCATTCCCAATTTTCAGGAATAATCTTTTTCCCGACTTTTTTATATCCCATCGGCACAACACCATTTTCTATATCTTCTATCCTTTTCTTAACTTCTAGTGTCATATAATTCACCATCCTTTTTTATTTTCTATGGAATTTCAAGTTTAATATTGCTTATTATCTGTATTCTACATAGTATCAATTTGACACTTTGTGGCCTCTAAAGTATCAACCAAAGTATCAGTTTGACACTTTGAAACCTCTAAAGTGTCAACCGAAGTGTCTGTTTGACACTTTGAATCCTCTAAAGTATCATTCAAAGTATCAGACTGACACTTTAGAATTTATGGAGTATTTATTACCGTCTGCTTTTACGGCATCTTTACCACCTTTTCCCAACACAGTTTTTCGTCTCTTCTAGCACCATTTTCGACTTCTCTGGCACCATTTTCAGCTTCTCTAGCACTGTTTTTCAGCTTCTCTAGCACTGTTTTCAGCTTCTCTAGCACCATCTATACCGAACTTTATACCGAACTCTTTACCGAACTCTTTACCGAAACTTTGACGGTATAAAGTTATTATTCATCTGCATCCGAAATCAAACTTCTTCTCTGTTTCCTTTCAATTTGCGAAATACTTCTGTCGGGTGTCGGAAGGTCTTCCGGCATTGTACCGCCAAGATCAGCGATGGTCTGCCTTACTTTCGCACCGACTTCGTAGTGTGTTTTGTTTGCTTCGTCTTTTCTGGTTATATTATCACGTCTGAGTTTTTCATCAGTCTGTGTTGCACGGAAGAGATTTGCTGCAAGTTCTGTGCTTCCCATATGGTCGAGAATCTTCTGGTTTTTCTTTAAACCTTTACGTTCATGTATAGCTTTGGCGTCCAGTCCACCGTAAAGCCCTCTATAGCCGTAATTCTGAAAAATCGCATAATCCTTCGGAGTTACAGCTCCGGCCATCTGTGCTGCTTCGGCGAGCGATTTGTTGTGGAATTTCATTTCTTTTCTTACAGCAAGACGTTTCTGATCTTCATCCAGATCTTCGTAATTTTCAATAAGCTCCTGCTGTCTTGTTTTTACAGCAAAATACGTCTGGCCGAGAGCAATGACTTCTTTTCTCGGATCGCCGTTCATAACGATAAGATAGCATGCATACCGAGACAACATATAGTCATCTATATTTCTTTTAGAACTACTTCCGAGATCGACCATTTTGCCGACGTTGGCAAAATGGTCAGAAGACGTATTTCCTGAGTTTTCGCAAGCCTGCTTCGCCTTATCAATAACCTCAGAAAACCTTCTCCACTGTTTGTACTCCAATACATTTTGTAACTCACGAGCATACCAGAATTCTTCTCCGTATTCATTTACATGTTTGATTTCTTCGAAAACCTTTTCTGAATATTTTTCAATTTCACTCATTTTTCCATACTCCTTTTTTTCAATGTATCATTATTCCGAAACCTTTTCCGAAATCTTTTCCGACATCTTTACCGACATCTTTACCGCCATCTTTACCGACATCTTTACCGACAATCTTTACCGACACTTATTCCGCCAATGTGGCGGAATAACGGCGGATTAAATGGGGGGGAATAAAAAAAGATATCTGATCGTAATTATAATCCAAGCTCCTTCAAATATGCATCCATCTGCTTCTGAACTTCATCGATTTCTTTGTCGATTGCCTTTATTTCCTCACGTACAGCATCGATATCTATCGGTTCTTCCTCTTCAAAAGTATCAACATATCTTGGAATGTTCAGATTATAATCGTTCTCAACTATCTCTTCCTTTGAAGCAACGTAGCTGTATTTATCGACATTCTCACGCTTTTTATAAGTATCTACGATCTTCTCGATATCACAATCACGCAGGTTATTCTGATTCTTGCCTTTTTCGAAATTACCTTCACCACTGGCATCGATAAACAGTACATCATGAGTACCGCGGTTCTTTTTGAAAACAAGAATACACGCCGGAATACCAGTACCGTAGAACAGATTTGCCGGAAGTCCGATAACTGCATCGAGAAGATTGAAATCTATTATCTCCTTACGGATCTTCCCCTCACTTGCTCCGCGGAAAAGAACACCGTGCGGAAGAACAACTGCCATTCTGCCTCCGTCTTCATCAAGGCAGTTAAGCATATGAAGTACAAATGCATAGTCACCCTTTGATGACGGAGGAACGCCCCAGGCAAATCTGCCGTAAGGATCAAGTGAAGCAGTCATTTTCTCTTTCTTCTTATCCTCACCGCTTACAGCTGAAAGGAAGCCACTGTCCCATTTATCGAGTGAGAACGGAGGATTGGCAACCACACACTGGAACTTCATGAGTTTATCATCTTTGATATTCTGCGGATTAGCCAGCGTATCGCCCTGCCAGATCTTTGCGTCGTCAACGTTATGAAGGAACATGTTCATCGTACAAAGCGCCCAGGTCTGATTGTTTACTTCCTGACCATACACGGCTACCTTGTGCGAAGGAACTTTTTTATACGCTTTCAGAAGCAGACCGCCCGAGCCGCAGGTTGGATCGTAAATACGGTCATTTTCCTTCGGCTCAACAAGTTCAGCTACAAGCTTTGACACGTTGTTAGGCGTAAAGAACTCACCGCCTTTTTTACCGGCATCGGAAGCAAAGTTTGCTATCATGTACTCGTAGGCATCACCAATGATATCCGCACTGTCGAGCTGTGAAGGGCTGAGATCAAGTGTCTGGAAATCTTCAAGAAGATTACGTAAAATCGCATTCTTGTCCTTCGTCTCACCAAAGTCAACAGTAGAGTTAAAATCAATAGCTCTGAAAACATTTCTTAGTTTTTCACTGTTGTTATTTTCAATCTCAGCAAGAGCAACGTTTATTTTCTGTCCGATCTCATTATCGTTTCTGTTCTTATACAGATAATCAAAAGTAGAAGTTTCAGTAAGGGCGAAACGTTCATTTCTCATTGCACGTTCAACTCTTGCCATGTCGCCCTTGTACTTTTCAGTGTATTCTTTCTTTGTTTCTTTATAAACGTCATTAAGGTACTTTACGAAGAGCATAGCAAGAATATAATCCTTGTAACGAGAACTGTCTATTTTGTTTCTGAAACTGTCGCAGGCACTCCAGAGTACCTTTTCAATATCGCTTTTACCTGTCATTGTAACATTCCTCACATTCTGTTTATTTTATTTATCAATGCTTTGTAATACTGTTCTTTTTTCATCTTAAGCTCTTCAAGAAGTTTTAATTCTGCAGAAGCAAGCTTATAAACTTCAATTACATTTTTCTGTTTCTCACAAGCCGGTAAATCTATTTCAGTTTCCCCGACAAGTGTTGGTTTTATCTGTTTAAGAATTCCGGCACAACTCATATTGAATTTCTTTTTAATTCTGTCTTTGTTCATATACCACGCAATGTATTCCGGATCGGCTTTTTTATTTCTTACTCTGACAATAACAAAGTGAGACGGAATAACCAGTCCTGAATACTTTTCGTTTATATAGACCGCAGTATACGGTTCTGATGTTTTTATGATCACATCACCGGTCTGTGTAAGGTAGTTTGAAGGAAGCTCCTCTTCAGTATAATACGGAATCAGTTCATTCATGATAATCTCGCAGTTACTGTTTACCGCCTTAAGATTAAGCTGTCTGTATTCAAAACCTTTTTCCTTGTCCTTCGCTTCTTTTCTTGAAAGTACAAGACCGGTTTTGACCGAAGCTATTTCACTTAGTTTCATATGTCCTCCGATAAATTTATTGTTATGATAGTCATGTAACCCTATGATTTAATTATAACCTCTGATAAAAAGGTTGTCAATAGTTTTTTGAAATTTATTTTTGTTATGTATTCTATGTAACTTAATGATTATATGATTACGTTCAGAGCTCCGGCAGTCACAGTTCTGCAAAACAGAAACATTTTGAAGTTAGCATCCTATAACTGATGTGTCATAAAAAAACACAGCTCCCTCAGGAAAAGGAACTGTGTTTAAGTAGATTACGTATTATGGATATAGGATTTGGTAAATCAGTATGTCTTTGATGCGCACTGCATCTGAACGGCGTCAGGGATCGGGGCTTGCGCCCCGGGGCCTTTACGCCTTAGCAGTATTATTTTTTTACGTGGAAAGCGTTAATACCTGGATAGCATGCAGAATCGCCGAGTTCTTCTTCAATTCTGAGGAGCTGGTTGTACTTTGCAACTCGTTCTGATCTTGAAGGAGCACCTGTCTTGATCTGGCATGTGTTGAGGGCAACTGCAAGGTCAGCAATTGTTGTGTCTGCTGTTTCACCTGAACGGTGTGATGAAATAGCTGTGTAGCCGGCAGCGTGTGCCATTTTGATAGCTTCGAGTGTTTCTGAAACAGAACCGATCTGGTTGAGCTTGATGAGGATTGAGTTACCTGCACCAAGTGAGATACCCTTTGAAAGACGTTCTGTATTTGTAACGAAGAGGTCATCACCAACGAGCTGAACCTTATTACCGATCTTTGCAGTCATTCTCTGCCAGCCTTCCCAGTCTTCTTCGTCAAGACCGTCTTCGATAGAGATGATCGGGTACTTGTCTACGAGTGATTCCCAGTGAGCGATAAGTTCATCTGATGTGAATTCCTTACCTGACTTAGGCTGCTTGTAGAAGCCCTTGCCCTTTTCGCTCTTCCATTCTGATGAAGCTGCGTCCATAGCGATCATAAAGTCCTTGCCAGGTTCGAAACCTGCAGCCTTGATAGCTTCGAGGATCTTTTCGATAGCTTCTTCATCGCTTGTAAGCTTGTTAGGAGCGAAGCCGCCTTCGTCACCGACAGCAGTAACGTCGCCCATGTCTTTGATGAGCTTCTTGAGTGTGTGGAACACTTCTGCACACCAGCGGAGACCTTCCTTGAATGAAGGAGCGCCTACAGGCATGATCATGAATTCCTGTGTGTCAACTGCACTGTCTGCGTGAGCACCGCCGTTGAGGATGTTCATCATAGGTACAGGAAGCTTTGTTCCCTGAATGCCGCCGAGGAATCTGTAAAGCGGGATTCCGAGAGCTGTTGCAGCAGCACGTGCTGAAGCGATGGAAACAGCAAGGATAGCGTTGGCACCAAGCTTTGACTTGTCCTTTGTTCCGTCTGCAGCGATTATAGCCTTGTCTATTGCATAAATATCTGAAGCATCCATTCCTGTAAGAACATCATTGATAACTGTGTTGATATTTTCCACAGCCTTCTGAACGCCCTTGCCGAGATAGCGTGACTTGTCTCCGTCACGGAGCTCAAGCGCTTCGAATTCACCGGTTGAAGCACCGCTCGGAGCAGTACCTCTGCCTACTGTTCCGTCTGCAAGATAAACTTCAGCTTCAACAGTAGGATTTCCGCGTGAATCAAGAATCTCGCGGCCGACAACCTTTTCAATTTCTAAAAAATCCATATTATTTTACTCCTTATCTGCCGCTTTAAATATGCGGCTTATCAGTATTATTAAAGTGAAGGCGAATTTCGCTCACTAAATAATCAAAGTTCTTTCAGACTTAAGGCGGAAAGCTCGCACTTCTTTCCGCCTTTTGAAAGAAGTCTGAGAATATGAATTATTGATTAGCCTTTGCTAACCGTTTATTATTTTATCATAATAGTTAGCCTTTGTCAACTGTTATTTTATAATTAATCATCCAAGAGCCGTATCAAGCGCCATCATAAGAGTAAATCCAACCGAAAACATTAAAACACCGATATTTGAGTGCTCGCCTTCAGATATTTCAGGAATAAGTTCCTCAACGACAACGTAGATCATTGCACCTGCAGCAAAACTGAGCAGGTACGGCATTGCCGGAAGTATAAGTGATGAAAACAGTATGGTAAGAATCGCACCCGCCGGTTCCACAGCTCCTGAAAGAACACCTCCGCAGAAGGCTGCAGATTTTTTCTTTCCTTCCGCACGCAGAGGCATTGAGATGATCGCACCTTCCGGAAAGTTCTGTATCGCAATTCCAAGTGCAAGAGCAAACGCTCCGCCGGACGACATCTCTTCCGTTCCTTGCAGGAGTCCTGCGTAGACAATACCGACTGCCATTCCCTCAGGAATGTTGTGAAGTGTGACCGCAAGCACCATCATAGTAGTTCTCGCAAGCTTTGACGGCATACCTTCTGCTTTCTCCGCATTCATGTGCAGATGCGGAATGATCGTGTCAAGAAGCAGCAGGAACAGAACGCCGAACCAGAAGCCGGCAACTGCCGGAATAAATGATAATCTTCCCATCCCCTCTGCCAGCTCCATGGCAGGTATGATAAGGCTCCACACCGAAGCTGCAGTCATAACACCTGCTGCAAAGCCTGACAGCATTCGCTGAACGTTTCTGCTCAGGCCGCGCTTCATAAAGAATACGCACGCCGAACCGGCTGATGTTCCGAGAAACGGCAGCATAAGTCCGGTTATAATTTCGTTTTTCATATGCATCTACCTTTCTCTGTTACTAAGTAAACACTGATTAAATCGGAAATCCGACTACGCCGGATTTCCGGATGCGGGATTTGCGGGGCTTCGCCCCGGAGCCCCACGCTGATTTATGAATAAATCAGCGTTTCCCTAAAAAACAACAGGCAGGCCGGATCATTGTCCAGGCCTGCCGGCTGTCTCGCCATGTGGTTATTCTATGAATTACAGTATGTCGAAGATGTCATTTTAAGAAAAATCAGATAGTTTAATTATGCAAAACGTGCGCCAAGTTCTTTAAGTTTTGCAAGATCATCGTCTGAAGGAGTTTCATTTACCATAACTCCTGCACCGTCAACAAGTTCAGCACCTGTCTTCTTTGTACGTTCTTCCCAGTTGCGCATCCATTCACCGTCACCCCAGCCGTATGAACCGAAAAGAATTACTTTCTTTCCGCCAAGACTTCCTTCAACTGATGAGAAGAACGGCTCAAATTCTTCTTCCTCAAGCACTTCCGCACCCATTGCCGGGCAGCCAAAAGCAATAACGTCGTAATCGCTTACACTGCCTCCGAACTCTGAAACTGTAAAAATATCTGCGCCGGCACCATCTGCAATTGCTTTTGCCATTGCTTCAGTATTTCCCGTACCACTCCAGTAGATAACCGCTGTTTTCATTGAAATTCCTCCTTGTATTGCTGTACTGCAGCAAACAGCTCAGTACCCTGTTTTATCTGAGAACAGAGATACTCTCTGCATTCTCCGTATTTTTTAAAAAGGAGCTTTGCCTTCTCTGCTTCATGATATACTTTCCATGTCCCGCAGAGAAGACAGTTCCTTCCTTTGTTATTTATAAATCCCCGTACATCATCAACAGGATATCCGAGAAAAGCTCCTATCTCATGCGGAAAATTTCCGAACCGTATACGTGATGACAAACGTTTCAGCTTGTGCTCGGTACTGTCATCAGAACTGTATCCGTATTCGGAAAGCAGTTCCTTTACATCGGGACGGGAAAGCCATGCTTCAAGTATATCTCTGTGATAAATGTATATAAGTGTTCTTCTGCCGCATCGGCAGAGCACTTTCATATCAAGTCCGAATCTACCTGCACGTCCGGAAAACTCTTCGCAAAGCTCACCGATCAGCTGCTCCGGCTTATCGACGGTAAAAAGATTGGCACATTTAATACCTGTAAGAGCGGGAGCTGTATGCTCGGAAAGCTCTTTGTCAAATTCTCTGCGTTCAGGCTCAGACATCAACTCACCTGCTTTTCGTACTGTGCAAGAAGATTCTTTAAAGCGCTTGCACTTGATGAGTGAAGATGCTTAACCGGAACACCTGATTTCTCAGAATGTTTCTTTACCCCGCCGAGCATCTTGTGTGAACAGGTGCCTGTAAATACTATCACAAGATCAGGTTCACCGATCTTATTTTCAAAATCAGCCGGCATTTGTGTAAATACCTTTGATTTGAAGTTATAATTATTACAAATATCCTTATATCTTGTTGCCATGCGGTCGTTGCCGCCTACTATCACCACGCTCATTTATTACTCCTTTTCCATTGGGTTAGTTTTGACTAACCGGCGTACAATAAATAAGTTAGCGTTTGCTAACTGTAAACAGTATAACATAATTGCTATGACTTGTCAACCCCTGATCGCCTACATTTTTTTGTCGGCATTATCTGAGCAGAACAAAGCGGTGAATAGCAGTTAAGCTTATTCCAGAACGGGAGCTTTTAAAATATGCACCTTAAAGATATATGCAGAAAAAAGACCATCGGGTAATGAATGGCCTGATCATAAAAAATTGTGAAAATCATAAATCTGCTTTCATCTAAACAGTAAAAGATACTGCCCTTCCGTTTCTGATCTTCAGAGTACAGTCGCAGCATTCTTCAATAAACTCAGGATCATGGGTAGATACAAGAACAGTACTGCCATTCTCTGCAAGTTTACGCAAAAGTACGCCTACCTTTTTCATGTGCGAATAATCAAGGCCGGATGTCGGTTCGTCAAAAAGCAGAAGTTCTGCACCGGCAGCAATTGCTGAAGCAATAGCCACGCGTTGTTTCTGACCGCCGGAAAGCGCCATAGGATGTGTGTCTTTAAACTCAAGAAGACCGAGATCATCAAGTATTTTATGGCAGCGTTTTTCATCCTTGTCTTTCATTGAAAGCAATACTTCCTTTTCGACACTGTCGGTGAACAGCTGATGGTTCACATCCTGCATTACCATGTACGAAAAACCGATACGCTTGTTTTTTCTGTACTCCCTGTCTTCCGAAACAATAACGCCAGTGCAGTCCTTTTCAAGTCCGCACACGCATCGCAGAAAAGTGGATTTACCTGTACCGTTGCTGCCTATCACCGCAATTATCTTTCCCTTCGGAACGGTAAGTTCAGGAATACACAGACTTAAAGCGTCGCCGTCAGAAGCAGAATATTTCTTTTTCCGGAAAATATACGGCTTATGATGATACGAAAAATAAAAATCCTTTAAATGTATCCCGTCAGTGATCTGACAAAAACTGTCGTTCTTATTATTATCCGAAAGCAGTGCGAGATAGTGTTTATTAATATTTGTCGGACGCAGTTTAAGCTTTGCTGTATCTTCAGGAGACAGTCCGGCAAAATCTTCGGCTGACCATTCACGGATGATCCTGCCTTTATCCATACATATCACACGGTCGGCGAGATCCTTGATGTACCAGAGTCTGTGCTCGGATATAACGATCGTCTTCCCCTGATTTTTCCACTCAGCTATAATATCATGAAGCATTTTCATCGATTCCATGTCAAGATTGGAAGACGGTTCATCAAGCAGAATGATATCCGGAAGCAGTGCCGCCACTGATGCGCAGGCTATTCTCTGTTTTTCACCGCCGGATAATTCAAAAAGACTTCTGCCAAGCAGATTATCAAGATGCATTTTCCGGCAGACCGTTTTCTTTCTGGACAGTATTTCGTCAGGTGAAAGTCCGATGTTTTCAGGACCGAAAACTACCTCTCCGTCCGTATCTACAGAAAAGAACTGGCTTCTCGGATTCTGAAAAACAGTTCCGACTACCCCTGCAAGTTCATAAAGAGGCGTTCTGGCAATATCATGACCGTTTACAGTAACTTCACCTGTAACATCTCCATGATAGTAGTGAGGTATAAGACCGTTCAGAAGACGGATCACTGAAGTTTTGCCGGAACCGGATGCGCCGCACAAAAGAAGTGTTTCTCCTCTTTTGACTGAAAGAGAAACACTGTCAAGAGAATTGAGCGCAGCACCCTTGTACCTGTGAGTAACATTATTTATCTGTGCTATTGTCTGCGTCATTTTATATACTTGAAAACCACGAAAACTGCAAGCGCTGTCATAAACAGCAGAATAAAAATATAGTCTGCTGCTCCAATTTTCAGCACCTGCGCACTGGTTCTTTTCTCCTTTCCTCCGAGGCCTCTTGTTAAAGCGGCAGCGGATAATTCATCGCCTATATTCACACAGGAAAACAAAAGCGGTATCATACGGTATTCGACCATACTGGCAGCATTACCTCCGCCAAGCATTATGCCACGCATTTTCATCGCATCACGTATAGCGGAATATTCCTCTTTTATCGTTGGAAAAAAGCGCATGACTACTGCAAGAGATATCGTAATACCATCAGGAACGTGCATTTTCTGCATGGCACTTACGAACTCACCTATCTTTGTAGTTTTTACAACATACCAGGCTGTGATCATTGCGGGCATGAACTGCACGATTATGCTGCAGTAGCCTACAAGAAAAGCTGACAGAAATCCTTTTGAATTCTCGGAAAGAAACTTAAAGGAAATAAGCAGCGCTGCCACATAGAGTATCAGAAACCTGAACGCCGCAGCATAATGTTTTTCAGAAATAAGCAGCATTATAGGTATCATGGTTATTATGATCCTGACTACCCAGAGAAAAGGTGAAACAGCGCTCATCATAACAACAGCCGACACCACAAATATCATTAAAAGCTTTGTTCTCGGGTCTAGCTTTAATTTCATTACACGATTCCTGCCTTCTCAAAATGCTTCTTAACAACAGCCTTGCCGATATAGGCACCGATACAGCCAAAAACAAAGCAGAGAATGAGCAGTACAGCTATTGTTTTAGAGTTGATCGCACGGAAAAGATTGTCGCAGTACTCTGCGGAGTAACCTCCGTCAACAAGACTTTTTTTGTAGGAATCAGCAGTTACGATGACCGGGAAATAATTTGCGCATATCCAGAGACAGAAAACACCATGACTTAAAACTGTCTTTTTAAAACTCTTGTATCCGCCTGATTTTGCAATAAGATCTGCGATCAGACCTGCTGCAATTATAAGCGGTGCGCCGAGATATCCCATACCGGTTACGAACATAATAATCGCAAGAAGAACTGACATGATAGTCAGCATTCCGAATTTTTCAATTTTTGTATAGAACAGCATCATAGGAACAGAACCGACGATCGGAATCATCACTACATAAGACGCTACAATGTACGGGTGAATAAATCCAAGCATTCCGCATGCAAATTCAACCACGAACAGAAGTGCAGTAAAAATACCTATCGTAATAAAATCCTTTGCTCCAAGTTTGTTATTATCCATTAAAAAAACTCCTCTGTTATTTTTGAGAACCGCGGTTACCTTACGCAGTCCTGGTTTTATGTTTTATCATTATCCTGCCCTGAAGTCACCACCGGAAAGTTGCCCAGCGGTCGTTCATCTTAGGGAACAGTAAAGCGAACAGTTTTGCGCGCAGGGTATACTTTGTCGCTTCCTCATTAAAGCTGTGCTCTTCCACAAGACGAATACCGTCTGTCAGATCAGCTATTTCCTGCGCTGTATCAGTACCGGAAAGAAAGTGCGCATTTGTATTTCTGACTGTATC from Ruminococcus sp. HUN007 encodes:
- a CDS encoding ZIP family metal transporter, encoding MKNEIITGLMLPFLGTSAGSACVFFMKRGLSRNVQRMLSGFAAGVMTAASVWSLIIPAMELAEGMGRLSFIPAVAGFWFGVLFLLLLDTIIPHLHMNAEKAEGMPSKLARTTMMVLAVTLHNIPEGMAVGIVYAGLLQGTEEMSSGGAFALALGIAIQNFPEGAIISMPLRAEGKKKSAAFCGGVLSGAVEPAGAILTILFSSLILPAMPYLLSFAAGAMIYVVVEELIPEISEGEHSNIGVLMFSVGFTLMMALDTALG
- a CDS encoding DUF3793 family protein, which produces MSEPERREFDKELSEHTAPALTGIKCANLFTVDKPEQLIGELCEEFSGRAGRFGLDMKVLCRCGRRTLIYIYHRDILEAWLSRPDVKELLSEYGYSSDDSTEHKLKRLSSRIRFGNFPHEIGAFLGYPVDDVRGFINNKGRNCLLCGTWKVYHEAEKAKLLFKKYGECREYLCSQIKQGTELFAAVQQYKEEFQ
- a CDS encoding energy-coupling factor transporter transmembrane component T produces the protein MKLKLDPRTKLLMIFVVSAVVMMSAVSPFLWVVRIIITMIPIMLLISEKHYAAAFRFLILYVAALLISFKFLSENSKGFLSAFLVGYCSIIVQFMPAMITAWYVVKTTKIGEFVSAMQKMHVPDGITISLAVVMRFFPTIKEEYSAIRDAMKMRGIMLGGGNAASMVEYRMIPLLFSCVNIGDELSAAALTRGLGGKEKRTSAQVLKIGAADYIFILLFMTALAVFVVFKYIK
- a CDS encoding DUF2325 domain-containing protein, with amino-acid sequence MSVVIVGGNDRMATRYKDICNNYNFKSKVFTQMPADFENKIGEPDLVIVFTGTCSHKMLGGVKKHSEKSGVPVKHLHSSSASALKNLLAQYEKQVS
- a CDS encoding MptD family putative ECF transporter S component; the encoded protein is MDNNKLGAKDFITIGIFTALLFVVEFACGMLGFIHPYIVASYVVMIPIVGSVPMMLFYTKIEKFGMLTIMSVLLAIIMFVTGMGYLGAPLIIAAGLIADLIAKSGGYKSFKKTVLSHGVFCLWICANYFPVIVTADSYKKSLVDGGYSAEYCDNLFRAINSKTIAVLLILCFVFGCIGAYIGKAVVKKHFEKAGIV
- a CDS encoding restriction endonuclease subunit S: MKLSEIASVKTGLVLSRKEAKDKEKGFEYRQLNLKAVNSNCEIIMNELIPYYTEEELPSNYLTQTGDVIIKTSEPYTAVYINEKYSGLVIPSHFVIVRVRNKKADPEYIAWYMNKDRIKKKFNMSCAGILKQIKPTLVGETEIDLPACEKQKNVIEVYKLASAELKLLEELKMKKEQYYKALINKINRM
- a CDS encoding ABC transporter ATP-binding protein, whose product is MTQTIAQINNVTHRYKGAALNSLDSVSLSVKRGETLLLCGASGSGKTSVIRLLNGLIPHYYHGDVTGEVTVNGHDIARTPLYELAGVVGTVFQNPRSQFFSVDTDGEVVFGPENIGLSPDEILSRKKTVCRKMHLDNLLGRSLFELSGGEKQRIACASVAALLPDIILLDEPSSNLDMESMKMLHDIIAEWKNQGKTIVISEHRLWYIKDLADRVICMDKGRIIREWSAEDFAGLSPEDTAKLKLRPTNINKHYLALLSDNNKNDSFCQITDGIHLKDFYFSYHHKPYIFRKKKYSASDGDALSLCIPELTVPKGKIIAVIGSNGTGKSTFLRCVCGLEKDCTGVIVSEDREYRKNKRIGFSYMVMQDVNHQLFTDSVEKEVLLSMKDKDEKRCHKILDDLGLLEFKDTHPMALSGGQKQRVAIASAIAAGAELLLFDEPTSGLDYSHMKKVGVLLRKLAENGSTVLVSTHDPEFIEECCDCTLKIRNGRAVSFTV
- the eno gene encoding phosphopyruvate hydratase; translation: MDFLEIEKVVGREILDSRGNPTVEAEVYLADGTVGRGTAPSGASTGEFEALELRDGDKSRYLGKGVQKAVENINTVINDVLTGMDASDIYAIDKAIIAADGTKDKSKLGANAILAVSIASARAAATALGIPLYRFLGGIQGTKLPVPMMNILNGGAHADSAVDTQEFMIMPVGAPSFKEGLRWCAEVFHTLKKLIKDMGDVTAVGDEGGFAPNKLTSDEEAIEKILEAIKAAGFEPGKDFMIAMDAASSEWKSEKGKGFYKQPKSGKEFTSDELIAHWESLVDKYPIISIEDGLDEEDWEGWQRMTAKIGNKVQLVGDDLFVTNTERLSKGISLGAGNSILIKLNQIGSVSETLEAIKMAHAAGYTAISSHRSGETADTTIADLAVALNTCQIKTGAPSRSERVAKYNQLLRIEEELGDSACYPGINAFHVKK
- a CDS encoding flavodoxin is translated as MKTAVIYWSGTGNTEAMAKAIADGAGADIFTVSEFGGSVSDYDVIAFGCPAMGAEVLEEEEFEPFFSSVEGSLGGKKVILFGSYGWGDGEWMRNWEERTKKTGAELVDGAGVMVNETPSDDDLAKLKELGARFA
- the dinD gene encoding DNA damage-inducible protein D, which gives rise to MSEIEKYSEKVFEEIKHVNEYGEEFWYARELQNVLEYKQWRRFSEVIDKAKQACENSGNTSSDHFANVGKMVDLGSSSKRNIDDYMLSRYACYLIVMNGDPRKEVIALGQTYFAVKTRQQELIENYEDLDEDQKRLAVRKEMKFHNKSLAEAAQMAGAVTPKDYAIFQNYGYRGLYGGLDAKAIHERKGLKKNQKILDHMGSTELAANLFRATQTDEKLRRDNITRKDEANKTHYEVGAKVRQTIADLGGTMPEDLPTPDRSISQIERKQRRSLISDADE
- a CDS encoding type I restriction-modification system subunit M, which gives rise to MTGKSDIEKVLWSACDSFRNKIDSSRYKDYILAMLFVKYLNDVYKETKKEYTEKYKGDMARVERAMRNERFALTETSTFDYLYKNRNDNEIGQKINVALAEIENNNSEKLRNVFRAIDFNSTVDFGETKDKNAILRNLLEDFQTLDLSPSQLDSADIIGDAYEYMIANFASDAGKKGGEFFTPNNVSKLVAELVEPKENDRIYDPTCGSGGLLLKAYKKVPSHKVAVYGQEVNNQTWALCTMNMFLHNVDDAKIWQGDTLANPQNIKDDKLMKFQCVVANPPFSLDKWDSGFLSAVSGEDKKKEKMTASLDPYGRFAWGVPPSSKGDYAFVLHMLNCLDEDGGRMAVVLPHGVLFRGASEGKIRKEIIDFNLLDAVIGLPANLFYGTGIPACILVFKKNRGTHDVLFIDASGEGNFEKGKNQNNLRDCDIEKIVDTYKKRENVDKYSYVASKEEIVENDYNLNIPRYVDTFEEEEPIDIDAVREEIKAIDKEIDEVQKQMDAYLKELGL